A single region of the Gracilibacillus caseinilyticus genome encodes:
- a CDS encoding aconitate hydratase: MKQNVAQKLIKQHLVSGGMQAGDEIGLKIDQTLTQDATGTMVMLELEAMGIDRVKTEASAQYVDHNLIQEDFRNADDHLFLRSAARKFGIYYSRPGNGVSHPVHMQQLAKPGKTLLGSDSHTCANGCMGMLAIGAGGIDVAMAMAGEPYYVKMPEIMGVKLTGEIPDWVSAKDVILEMLRRHDVKGGVGKIIEYYGPGVKNLSAMDRHVIANMGAELGATATVFPSDKEIKKFLKQQGREEDWVELKADRGAKYDIDEHIDLSTLEPLIAKPSSPGNVVPVSEVTGETIYQSYIGSSANPGYRDFAIASEIVKGKQIAPGTSLDINPTSRQLLEQLVENGHIANLLSAGSRMHQAGCNGCIGMGQAPATGRNSLRTTPRNFPGRSGTKEDSVFLCSPETAAASALHGEITDPRTLEMDYPAIKEPKKFATEGMLEAPACPDEQVELEKGPNITSIPDFEPIKDNFDLPILLKMSDNISTDEILAGGSRVLPYRSNIQRISTFAFEIVDDNYYENAMKKRDSGGHMITAGVNYGQGSSREHAALAPRYLGLKVVLVKDFARIHLQNLINFGILPLTFVNESDFEQISENDILEFRNIHETIQTNNTFTIHIKGKEKPIEVRHDLTKRHIDIILQGGIINWIKQKQI, from the coding sequence TTGAAACAGAATGTCGCTCAAAAATTAATTAAACAGCATCTTGTCTCCGGTGGTATGCAAGCTGGAGATGAGATAGGATTAAAAATCGATCAAACTTTAACCCAAGATGCTACCGGTACCATGGTCATGTTGGAACTAGAAGCAATGGGCATTGATCGAGTGAAAACCGAAGCATCTGCTCAATACGTAGATCATAATTTAATTCAAGAAGATTTCCGTAATGCTGATGATCACTTATTTCTACGTAGTGCTGCCAGAAAATTCGGGATCTACTATAGTAGACCTGGAAATGGTGTCAGCCATCCTGTTCATATGCAGCAATTAGCTAAGCCAGGTAAAACATTATTAGGATCTGACAGTCACACTTGTGCGAACGGTTGTATGGGTATGCTGGCAATCGGTGCTGGCGGTATTGATGTTGCAATGGCAATGGCTGGTGAACCGTATTATGTCAAAATGCCTGAAATTATGGGGGTAAAACTAACTGGTGAAATTCCAGATTGGGTAAGTGCTAAAGATGTCATTCTCGAAATGTTACGGCGCCATGATGTTAAAGGTGGTGTTGGTAAGATTATTGAATATTATGGTCCAGGTGTAAAAAACCTCTCTGCAATGGACCGACACGTTATTGCAAACATGGGTGCTGAATTAGGCGCGACTGCCACTGTTTTTCCGTCTGACAAGGAAATTAAAAAGTTTTTAAAACAGCAAGGACGTGAAGAAGACTGGGTAGAATTAAAAGCGGACCGAGGAGCAAAATATGACATAGACGAGCATATTGATTTATCCACGCTGGAACCACTGATCGCTAAACCTTCCAGTCCCGGCAATGTTGTTCCTGTATCAGAAGTAACTGGCGAAACGATTTATCAATCTTATATTGGTTCGTCTGCCAATCCAGGATACCGAGATTTTGCGATTGCCAGTGAAATAGTCAAGGGAAAACAAATTGCTCCTGGAACATCTCTCGATATTAACCCAACTTCCCGACAATTATTGGAACAGTTGGTTGAAAATGGACATATTGCAAACCTCTTATCAGCAGGATCAAGAATGCACCAGGCTGGATGTAATGGCTGTATCGGAATGGGACAAGCACCTGCAACAGGGAGAAATAGCTTACGGACAACACCACGTAATTTCCCGGGACGTTCCGGTACAAAAGAGGACAGTGTCTTTCTTTGCAGTCCTGAAACTGCTGCCGCGTCAGCATTACACGGGGAAATCACTGATCCAAGAACGTTAGAAATGGATTATCCTGCTATTAAAGAACCGAAAAAGTTTGCAACAGAAGGCATGTTGGAAGCACCTGCATGTCCAGATGAACAGGTTGAATTGGAAAAAGGGCCAAATATTACATCTATTCCAGACTTTGAACCGATCAAAGATAATTTCGACCTTCCTATCTTGTTAAAAATGAGTGATAATATCTCAACAGATGAAATTCTCGCAGGTGGGTCCAGAGTATTACCTTATCGAAGTAATATACAAAGAATCAGCACCTTTGCTTTTGAAATTGTCGATGACAATTATTATGAGAATGCGATGAAAAAGCGTGACAGCGGAGGACATATGATTACTGCCGGTGTCAATTACGGTCAAGGATCCAGTCGGGAACATGCTGCATTGGCTCCCCGCTACTTAGGATTAAAAGTCGTATTGGTAAAAGATTTTGCTAGGATACATCTGCAAAATTTAATCAATTTCGGAATACTCCCGCTAACTTTTGTAAATGAGTCAGACTTTGAGCAGATTTCTGAAAATGACATACTGGAGTTCCGGAATATTCATGAAACGATTCAAACAAACAACACGTTCACAATTCATATTAAAGGAAAAGAAAAGCCAATTGAAGTCCGCCATGACTTAACGAAACGTCATATCGATATTATTCTTCAAGGTGGTATTATCAACTGGATTAAACAAAAACAAATCTAA
- a CDS encoding GntR family transcriptional regulator: protein MAFDYQTPRYIHVIEQIKTKINEGELEAGERLPSEMELAKQLNVSRNTLREALRILEEENIIIRRHGIGTFINQKPAFSGGIEELFSITDFIKREGKEPGTELLFHGATEALSEDKLELQLEEDDQVYLVKRVRTADSEPLVYCIDKIPLSLVGEDYQLDEQSMLQSLQEKKDITISYAKAEIKTIGYHEEISSILHSEENQPLLILKQIHYDLNDNPILYSLNFFRSDQVSFSVFRKRLF, encoded by the coding sequence ATGGCATTTGATTATCAGACGCCTCGATACATACATGTAATTGAGCAGATAAAAACCAAAATAAATGAAGGGGAACTCGAAGCCGGTGAGCGGTTGCCATCAGAAATGGAGCTGGCTAAGCAACTAAACGTATCACGTAATACATTAAGGGAAGCGCTTCGTATTTTAGAAGAAGAAAATATTATTATAAGACGACACGGGATTGGTACGTTTATCAACCAAAAGCCTGCATTTTCAGGCGGAATTGAAGAGCTTTTCAGCATCACTGATTTTATTAAAAGAGAAGGAAAAGAACCTGGAACGGAATTGTTATTTCATGGTGCAACAGAGGCGCTCAGTGAAGACAAGCTGGAATTGCAACTGGAAGAGGACGATCAAGTATACTTAGTAAAACGAGTGAGAACAGCAGACAGCGAACCACTAGTGTACTGTATTGATAAAATTCCATTGTCACTAGTAGGGGAAGATTATCAATTGGACGAGCAATCCATGCTTCAATCTCTTCAGGAAAAAAAGGATATTACCATAAGCTATGCCAAAGCAGAAATAAAAACGATTGGTTACCATGAAGAGATATCCAGCATACTACATAGCGAAGAAAACCAGCCTTTGTTAATTTTAAAGCAGATACATTATGATTTGAACGATAATCCGATATTATATTCGCTTAATTTCTTTCGATCTGATCAGGTTAGTTTTAGTGTATTTCGTAAGCGTTTATTTTAA
- the htpG gene encoding molecular chaperone HtpG has product MEKKQFQAESKRLLEMMVHSIYSQKEIFLRELISNASDAIDKIYYKALTDDSISFNQDDYYIRVEADKDNRTLTVTDTGIGMTKEEIEDNLGTIAKSGSLAFKKEIEMKDGQEIIGQFGVGFYSSFMVADKVTVYTRALHSDEGYKWVSDGTDGYTIEPFDKKEVGTEIIIELKQNEDEENYDEYLEEYKLKSIIKKYSDFIRYPIKMDITEQKPKADNEDELVDVTEEQTVNSMIPIWRKNKQELTDEDYESFYQEKHFGFDQPLSHLHISVDGMVRFQSILYIPQQPPFNYYSQDYEKGLELYSNGVLIMDKCADLLPDHFSFVRGIVDSEDLSLNISREILQQDRQVNLIAKNLEKKIKNHLQSMLKNDREKYERFFDAFGRQLKYGAYADFGANKDKLKDLLLFYSSTEEKLVTLKEYRDRMPEDQEHIYYATGESHARIEKLPQTEMVKDKGYEILYFTDEVDEFVIKMLMNYDEKEFKNVSSGDLDLEDEETKKEAEKQKEEHKDLLSEMKEILGDKVKDVKLSTRLKSHPVCLSADGDVSIEMEKVLSQMPDNQNIQASKVLEINNKHDIFQALVNAHQSDKDKVKLYTNILYNQALLIEGLPIEDPVALTNDMCKVMV; this is encoded by the coding sequence ATGGAGAAAAAACAATTCCAAGCCGAATCCAAGCGCTTGCTTGAAATGATGGTACATTCTATCTATTCACAAAAAGAAATCTTTTTACGTGAGTTAATTTCAAATGCCAGCGATGCGATTGATAAAATTTATTACAAAGCTTTAACAGATGATAGTATTTCTTTTAATCAGGATGACTATTACATTCGTGTCGAAGCAGATAAAGATAACCGCACCCTTACTGTAACAGATACCGGTATCGGGATGACGAAAGAAGAAATTGAGGACAATCTTGGTACAATCGCTAAAAGTGGTTCTCTAGCATTCAAAAAGGAAATCGAAATGAAGGACGGCCAGGAAATTATTGGTCAATTTGGTGTCGGATTTTACTCCTCCTTTATGGTAGCAGACAAAGTAACTGTCTATACACGTGCACTTCACAGCGACGAAGGATACAAATGGGTTTCTGATGGCACTGATGGATATACGATTGAACCTTTTGACAAAAAAGAGGTTGGTACAGAAATCATCATTGAACTGAAACAAAACGAAGATGAAGAAAATTATGATGAGTACCTGGAAGAATACAAATTAAAATCAATCATAAAAAAATACTCTGACTTTATCCGTTATCCAATCAAAATGGATATCACAGAACAAAAACCGAAAGCTGATAATGAAGATGAATTAGTGGATGTGACAGAAGAACAAACGGTTAACAGCATGATTCCGATCTGGCGTAAAAACAAGCAGGAGCTGACCGATGAAGACTACGAAAGTTTCTATCAGGAAAAACATTTTGGCTTCGATCAGCCTCTAAGTCATTTGCATATTAGTGTAGACGGGATGGTTCGCTTCCAGTCGATTCTTTATATCCCGCAGCAGCCTCCGTTTAACTACTATTCGCAAGACTATGAAAAAGGTTTGGAACTGTATTCAAACGGTGTGCTTATCATGGACAAGTGTGCCGACTTATTACCAGATCACTTCAGTTTTGTCCGTGGTATTGTTGACTCTGAAGATTTATCACTAAATATTTCCAGAGAAATATTACAACAGGATCGTCAGGTAAATCTTATTGCGAAAAATTTAGAGAAAAAAATCAAGAATCATTTGCAAAGCATGCTGAAAAATGATCGAGAAAAATATGAAAGATTCTTCGATGCTTTCGGACGCCAACTTAAATATGGTGCTTATGCTGATTTCGGTGCAAATAAAGACAAGCTGAAAGACTTACTGCTCTTCTATTCTTCTACGGAAGAGAAACTAGTAACATTGAAAGAATACCGTGATCGAATGCCGGAAGATCAAGAACATATTTATTACGCGACAGGTGAATCACACGCAAGGATCGAAAAATTACCACAAACAGAAATGGTCAAAGATAAAGGCTATGAGATCCTCTATTTCACCGATGAAGTAGACGAATTCGTTATAAAGATGCTAATGAATTATGATGAAAAAGAATTCAAAAACGTATCCAGCGGTGATTTAGATTTAGAAGATGAAGAAACGAAAAAAGAAGCAGAGAAACAAAAAGAAGAACATAAAGATTTGTTATCGGAAATGAAAGAAATCCTTGGCGACAAAGTAAAAGACGTCAAGCTCTCTACCCGATTAAAATCACATCCGGTTTGTTTATCTGCTGATGGCGATGTTTCAATCGAAATGGAAAAAGTGTTAAGTCAAATGCCTGATAACCAAAACATTCAAGCATCCAAAGTATTAGAAATTAATAACAAACACGACATTTTCCAAGCGCTTGTTAATGCACACCAATCTGATAAAGATAAAGTAAAACTATATACAAATATTTTATATAACCAGGCATTACTGATTGAAGGGTTGCCAATCGAAGACCCGGTAGCACTGACAAATGATATGTGCAAAGTAATGGTCTAA